In Molothrus aeneus isolate 106 chromosome 4, BPBGC_Maene_1.0, whole genome shotgun sequence, the following are encoded in one genomic region:
- the DCK gene encoding deoxycytidine kinase — MATPPKRGRPDGRIKKVAVEGNIAAGKSTFVNILKQANEEWEVVPEPVARWCNVQQSSGDNCEELSTSQRSGGNVLRMMYEKPERWAFTFQTYACLSRIRAQLGALDRKPGSAQNPVVFFERSVYSDRYIFAANLYESDCMNETEWTIYQDWHDWVNKQFGSRLALDGIIYLRATPEKCLNRIYLRGRDEEQEIPIEYLEKLHYKHESWLQHRTLRTDFDYLQEIPILTLDVNEDFKGKKDEYDDMIEKVKEFLSTL, encoded by the exons ATGGCCACCCCGCCCAAGCGCGGCAGGCCCGACGGCCGCATCAAGAAGGTCGCCGTGGAGGGCAACATCG CTGCAGGGAAATCCACCTTTGTGAACATTCTGAAACAAGCCAATGAGGAGTGGGAAGTGGTTCCCGAGCCTGTAGCTAGATGGTGCAATGTCCAGCAAAGCTCTGGAGACAACTGTGAG GAGCTGAGCACGTCGCAGCGGAGCGGCGGGAATGTGCTGCGCATGATGTACGAGAAGCCGGAGCGCTGGGCCTTCACCTTCCAGACGTACGCGTGCCTCAGCAGGATCCGGGCTCAGCTCGGCGCCCTGGACCGCAAGCCTGGCAGCGCCCAGAACCCCGTGGTGTTCTTTGAGCGCTCCGTCTACAGTGACAG GTACATCTTTGCTGCTAATTTGTATGAGTCTGACTGCATGAATGAGACTGAGTGGACAATTTACCAGGACTGGCACGACTGGGTGAACAAACAGTTTGGCTCGAGGCTGGCGCTGGATGGGATCATTTATCTCCGAGCCACTCCTGAG AAATGCTTGAATAGGATTTACTTGCGTGGAAGAGATGAAGAACAAGAAATCCCTATTGAATATCTGGAGAAGCTTCACTACAAGCATGAAAGTTGGCTCCAGCACAGGACATTGCG AACAGATTTTGACTACCTACAGGAAATTCCGATTTTAACGCTCGATGTTAACGAAGACTTCAAAGGCAAAAAGGACGAATATGATGACATGATCGAAAAG gtcAAGGAATTTTTGAGCACGTTGTAA